A genomic region of Desulfomicrobium escambiense DSM 10707 contains the following coding sequences:
- the groES gene encoding co-chaperone GroES: MKLRPLHDRILVKRLEEEQVTKGGIIIPDSAKEKPIKGEVVAAGPGKVADDGKQIPMGVKTGDKVIFNKYAGTEVKIDGEELLIMREDDILAVIEA; this comes from the coding sequence ATGAAGCTCAGACCGTTGCACGACCGTATCCTGGTCAAGCGTCTCGAAGAGGAACAGGTAACCAAAGGCGGCATCATCATCCCTGACTCCGCCAAGGAAAAGCCCATCAAGGGTGAAGTGGTTGCCGCCGGCCCCGGCAAGGTCGCCGATGACGGAAAGCAGATCCCCATGGGCGTCAAGACCGGCGACAAGGTGATCTTCAACAAGTACGCCGGCACCGAAGTCAAGATCGACGGCGAAGAACTGCTCATCATGCGCGAGGACGACATCCTCGCCGTTATCGAAGCCTAA
- the serS gene encoding serine--tRNA ligase: MLDIKFVRSNTDDVKEGLRKRRSKLDLDEFLAIDQKRRDLLLEAEELKARRNQASGDIARMKKTGENADALLAELGAMSTRIKALDEELKDIDGQTEQWVMSIPNVPHPSVPEGVDDSDNVQVRTWGAKPELDFAPKEHWELGTALGGLDFETAAKITGSRFVLLKGWAARMERALISLMLDVQTMENGYDEVMPPVIVNRESLMGTGQLPKFEEDLFRLGDSNYYLIPTAEVPVTNIYRDTTLAEGALPIAHCAYTACFRSEAGSYGKDTKGMIRQHQFDKVELVRFVHPDTSYDELEKLLGHAESILQRLGLHYRVVTLCAGDLGFSSAKTYDIEVWLPGQDKYREISSCSNFEDFQARRAGIRFKPVASKKSRLVHTLNGSGLAVGRTMVAILENYQQADGSVIVPEALRPYMNGQERIELKKG; the protein is encoded by the coding sequence ATGCTCGACATCAAATTCGTTCGCTCCAACACCGACGACGTCAAGGAAGGCCTGCGCAAGAGGCGCAGCAAGCTCGACCTCGACGAGTTCCTGGCCATCGACCAGAAGCGCCGCGACCTCCTGCTGGAGGCCGAGGAGCTCAAGGCCCGCCGCAACCAGGCCTCGGGCGACATCGCCCGCATGAAGAAAACCGGCGAGAACGCCGACGCCCTTCTGGCCGAGCTCGGGGCCATGTCCACCCGCATCAAGGCGCTGGACGAGGAACTCAAGGACATCGACGGCCAGACCGAGCAGTGGGTCATGTCCATCCCCAACGTCCCGCACCCCTCGGTCCCCGAGGGCGTGGACGACTCGGACAACGTGCAGGTCCGCACCTGGGGCGCCAAGCCCGAGCTGGACTTCGCCCCGAAGGAACACTGGGAACTGGGCACGGCCCTGGGCGGCCTGGACTTCGAGACCGCGGCCAAGATCACGGGCAGCCGCTTCGTCCTCCTGAAGGGCTGGGCCGCGCGCATGGAACGGGCGCTCATCAGCCTCATGCTCGACGTGCAGACCATGGAGAACGGCTACGACGAGGTCATGCCCCCGGTCATCGTCAACCGCGAGAGCCTCATGGGCACCGGCCAGCTCCCGAAATTCGAAGAAGACCTCTTCCGCCTGGGCGACTCCAACTACTACCTCATCCCCACGGCCGAGGTCCCGGTGACCAACATCTACCGCGACACGACCCTGGCCGAAGGCGCCCTGCCCATCGCCCACTGCGCCTACACGGCCTGCTTCCGCTCCGAAGCCGGCTCCTACGGCAAGGACACCAAGGGCATGATCCGCCAGCACCAGTTCGACAAGGTGGAGCTGGTGCGCTTCGTCCACCCCGACACTTCCTACGACGAACTGGAAAAGCTGCTGGGCCACGCCGAGAGCATCCTGCAGAGGCTGGGTCTGCACTACCGGGTGGTCACGCTGTGTGCCGGAGATTTGGGCTTTTCATCCGCGAAAACTTACGATATAGAAGTTTGGTTGCCCGGTCAGGACAAGTATCGCGAGATCTCGTCCTGCTCCAACTTCGAGGACTTCCAGGCCCGCCGGGCCGGGATCCGCTTCAAGCCGGTGGCCTCGAAGAAGAGCAGACTGGTGCACACCCTGAATGGCTCTGGTCTGGCCGTCGGCCGAACAATGGTAGCGATTCTGGAGAATTACCAGCAGGCCGACGGGTCGGTCATCGTCCCCGAAGCACTGCGTCCGTACATGAACGGACAGGAAAGGATCGAACTGAAAAAAGGATGA
- a CDS encoding ThiF family adenylyltransferase: MTAEFLNRAEPIFTEAGLEILRNKVVAIAGLGGVGGGAFLALVRCGVTRFRLAENGVFDPPDMNRQAGAFGQTLGCFKLDVYVELARSINPSLELECFPEGITGGNLDTFLAGADVYVGVIDVEKGSDVKAMTPPLLHKHGLPMFTCGAIGFGALLVGHEPGGMMPETFWQLVQEQSNGSQGLLPPFLGRLFNRSVMDRIAEGNASGIVPTTAIGGLAANTLLACEVLVCLLRGTGLVDREPVFAPQFTMVDFLNQKLVVGDVRPGA; encoded by the coding sequence ATGACCGCGGAATTTTTAAACCGGGCCGAACCCATTTTTACCGAGGCGGGCTTGGAAATCCTGCGGAACAAAGTTGTCGCCATCGCCGGCCTGGGCGGCGTGGGGGGCGGCGCATTCCTGGCGCTGGTCCGCTGCGGGGTGACCCGCTTCAGGTTGGCGGAAAACGGCGTGTTCGACCCGCCGGACATGAATCGACAGGCCGGAGCCTTTGGCCAGACCCTCGGATGTTTCAAGCTCGATGTGTACGTGGAGCTGGCCCGATCCATCAACCCCAGCCTGGAACTGGAATGCTTTCCGGAAGGAATCACCGGAGGCAACCTCGACACATTCCTGGCCGGCGCCGACGTGTATGTCGGCGTCATCGACGTGGAAAAAGGCTCTGACGTCAAGGCGATGACCCCGCCTCTGCTGCACAAGCACGGTCTGCCCATGTTTACTTGCGGGGCCATCGGCTTTGGCGCGCTGCTGGTAGGCCACGAGCCGGGCGGCATGATGCCGGAAACCTTCTGGCAGCTCGTACAGGAACAGTCCAACGGCAGCCAGGGTTTGCTGCCGCCTTTTTTGGGACGCCTGTTCAACCGTTCGGTCATGGATCGCATCGCCGAGGGCAACGCGTCCGGCATTGTCCCCACAACGGCCATCGGAGGATTGGCGGCGAACACCCTGCTGGCCTGCGAGGTCCTCGTCTGTCTGCTGCGGGGAACCGGCCTTGTAGACCGCGAACCGGTGTTTGCCCCGCAGTTTACCATGGTGGATTTCCTCAACCAAAAACTGGTCGTGGGCGATGTGCGGCCAGGAGCATGA
- a CDS encoding GNAT family N-acetyltransferase, giving the protein MGREELIRNLRESHRMIEPGQDVTIDFFRPEDAQGVALAYYDTYGDTFPLEHVYNPEEITRRNATDDHHTVVARTPRGEIVGLFGIFRHAPNPGVYEAGQLMVLKSYRNRHISTQFNAMALDTLPRKLRIPVIFLEAVSNHVISQRFAQDRGLVFTGLEVECLPAKANGASRNISLFPMFKAFENAACETHLPEAYHALCTALYAELGLPRTFAPSVALAGATLATPFCLPESGLLRLTVTRAGSDFDEAVRAAEAIIDPRGVVQIFVNLGDAAAPQAVNVLRRRGYFLGGLLPYWFGSDGLIMQKIGQEPDWDTIQCADRNATAMRDMVRKDYERAQCRCPRQA; this is encoded by the coding sequence GTGGGTCGCGAGGAGCTGATCCGAAATCTGCGCGAGTCGCACCGGATGATCGAACCCGGCCAGGACGTCACGATAGATTTTTTCCGTCCCGAGGACGCCCAGGGAGTGGCGCTGGCGTACTATGACACATATGGCGACACATTTCCGCTGGAACATGTCTACAACCCCGAGGAAATCACCCGCCGTAACGCCACGGACGACCACCACACCGTGGTCGCCCGGACACCGCGAGGAGAGATTGTCGGGCTGTTCGGGATATTTCGCCACGCCCCGAATCCCGGCGTATACGAAGCCGGGCAGCTTATGGTGCTGAAAAGTTATCGCAATAGGCACATCAGCACGCAATTCAACGCAATGGCCCTCGACACCCTGCCCAGGAAGCTGCGAATACCCGTGATCTTCCTGGAGGCAGTGAGCAACCATGTGATCTCCCAACGTTTCGCCCAAGACAGGGGCTTGGTGTTCACCGGACTCGAAGTAGAATGCCTGCCGGCCAAGGCCAACGGCGCATCGCGGAACATCTCGCTTTTCCCGATGTTCAAGGCGTTTGAAAACGCCGCCTGCGAGACGCACCTACCCGAAGCATACCACGCGTTGTGCACGGCATTGTATGCGGAGTTGGGCCTCCCCCGCACATTCGCGCCGTCGGTGGCTCTTGCGGGAGCCACGCTGGCGACTCCTTTTTGTCTCCCGGAGAGCGGCTTGCTGCGCCTGACGGTAACCCGGGCCGGCAGTGATTTTGACGAAGCCGTTCGCGCAGCAGAGGCCATCATCGATCCTCGCGGCGTGGTCCAGATCTTCGTGAACCTTGGCGACGCAGCCGCTCCCCAGGCTGTGAACGTTCTGCGACGTCGGGGGTATTTCCTTGGCGGACTGCTGCCGTACTGGTTCGGCTCAGACGGCCTGATCATGCAGAAAATCGGACAGGAACCTGACTGGGATACCATCCAATGCGCTGACCGCAACGCCACCGCCATGCGCGACATGGTCCGCAAGGATTACGAACGCGCTCAATGCCGGTGCCCCAGACAGGCCTGA
- a CDS encoding cytochrome ubiquinol oxidase subunit I, producing the protein MNFPIWDLQWAGGGLLIAMISVFHVYIAHFAVGGGLFLVLTELLAYRRQSPEILAYAKRHTRFFLLVTMVLGGITGVGIWFIISLVAPAATSSLIHTFVFGWAIEWVFFLGEIVSLLIYYYTFGRMGRRNHLAMGWIYFFFGWMSLFMINGIIGFMLTPGDWPATRSFWDGFFNPTFWPALAFRTFIAVMFAGLYGFVTATWEKDAPTREAMVRYSALWLLLPFALLLLSGWWYIQVLPAGPKAMILGANPEIVPFLEGFVQISAILFVGGLIMAIKMPATVKRPMAVALLVVGLMYMGCFEWMREAGRRPYLIHGHMYSNAILAGTEDAIAAQGFLATSGWNRYQEVTPENAVEAGREIFRGQCSSCHSIGGPLNDIKPLTAAFDQFGMESMIRGMGTVHAYMPRFAGTAREREALASFIVQKLNSRTPAADPPAPPALAGPEIPPFDAENGEYVLLAWCTLGEKCISDCDAHFSFLPPGSVLTAQLVRRDPRPEIVTQGVKISYIPPAGFENPSKHVDFWKYAPSLVGKELPENVSAKGLGLSGDMKLNEKNLTFVADGIPVLPYTDDGGVNPYPVFTIEARDAASGELLATTRVVAPVSTEIGCKHCHGGEWRRDDVTGISAATASDVLARHDRRHKTDLQAQAASGRPVLCQSCHPDPLLNAAGRPELLNLPTAIHGFHANYMTGMEGAQACRACHPESFTRCARGVHATQAGLTCVNCHGTMEDHALSLLKAEKEAGKAKAERLMRHVRPRLVATVDEIVPRQPWKDEPECLTCHVDFAPPQGDQAFNQWVRGPEGLYRTRTDDAGLMCEACHGPTHAEYPAVNPFHPDLDAIQPLQYQGAPGPIGSGGNCAVCHTEEMLDEFHHPNILGGN; encoded by the coding sequence ATGAACTTTCCGATCTGGGACCTCCAATGGGCCGGCGGCGGCCTGCTCATCGCCATGATTTCCGTCTTCCACGTCTACATCGCACATTTCGCCGTGGGCGGCGGCCTTTTCCTCGTGCTCACGGAACTGCTGGCCTACCGGCGACAGTCTCCGGAAATCCTGGCCTACGCCAAACGGCACACCAGGTTCTTCCTGCTCGTGACCATGGTCCTGGGCGGCATCACGGGCGTAGGGATCTGGTTCATCATTTCGCTGGTCGCACCGGCAGCCACGTCGAGCCTCATCCACACCTTCGTTTTCGGGTGGGCCATCGAGTGGGTCTTCTTCCTGGGCGAAATCGTGTCCCTGCTCATCTACTACTACACCTTCGGCAGGATGGGCAGACGCAACCACCTCGCCATGGGCTGGATCTATTTCTTCTTCGGATGGATGTCGCTCTTCATGATCAACGGCATCATCGGCTTCATGCTCACTCCCGGCGACTGGCCGGCCACAAGGAGCTTCTGGGACGGCTTCTTCAACCCGACCTTCTGGCCTGCCCTGGCCTTCAGGACCTTCATCGCCGTGATGTTCGCCGGGCTTTACGGCTTCGTCACTGCCACATGGGAGAAGGACGCCCCGACCCGCGAGGCCATGGTCCGCTACAGCGCCCTGTGGCTTCTCCTGCCTTTCGCCCTGCTGCTTCTGTCGGGCTGGTGGTACATCCAGGTCCTGCCCGCAGGCCCCAAGGCCATGATCCTCGGGGCCAACCCCGAAATCGTCCCCTTCCTTGAGGGTTTCGTCCAGATCTCGGCCATCCTCTTCGTCGGCGGCCTGATCATGGCGATCAAGATGCCGGCCACTGTCAAACGGCCCATGGCCGTGGCCCTGCTCGTCGTCGGCCTCATGTACATGGGCTGCTTCGAGTGGATGCGCGAGGCCGGACGCCGCCCGTACCTCATCCACGGGCACATGTACTCCAACGCCATCCTGGCCGGGACCGAGGACGCCATCGCCGCGCAGGGCTTCCTGGCGACCTCGGGCTGGAACCGCTACCAGGAGGTCACCCCCGAGAACGCCGTGGAAGCCGGGCGGGAGATCTTCCGCGGCCAGTGCTCGTCCTGCCATTCCATCGGCGGCCCACTGAACGACATCAAGCCCCTGACGGCGGCATTCGACCAATTCGGCATGGAGTCCATGATCCGGGGCATGGGCACGGTCCACGCCTACATGCCGCGCTTCGCGGGCACGGCCCGGGAGCGGGAAGCCCTGGCGTCCTTCATCGTGCAGAAACTGAACAGCCGGACGCCCGCAGCCGATCCTCCCGCGCCGCCAGCTTTGGCAGGGCCGGAAATTCCGCCCTTTGATGCGGAAAACGGGGAATATGTGCTGCTGGCGTGGTGCACGCTTGGCGAAAAGTGCATCTCGGACTGCGACGCGCATTTCTCCTTTCTCCCGCCCGGCAGCGTCCTGACGGCCCAACTCGTGCGTCGCGACCCGCGTCCGGAGATCGTGACCCAGGGCGTGAAGATCTCCTACATCCCGCCCGCGGGCTTCGAAAACCCGAGCAAGCACGTGGACTTCTGGAAATACGCGCCGTCGCTGGTCGGCAAGGAACTCCCGGAAAACGTCAGCGCCAAGGGGCTCGGCCTGTCCGGGGACATGAAGCTCAACGAAAAGAACCTGACCTTCGTGGCCGACGGCATCCCTGTGCTGCCCTACACGGACGACGGCGGCGTCAACCCGTACCCCGTCTTCACCATCGAGGCCCGGGACGCCGCCAGCGGCGAACTCCTGGCCACGACCAGGGTCGTGGCGCCCGTGTCCACGGAGATCGGGTGCAAGCACTGCCACGGCGGCGAGTGGAGACGCGACGACGTCACGGGCATCTCCGCCGCGACCGCCTCGGACGTCCTGGCCCGCCACGACCGCCGGCACAAGACCGACCTCCAGGCCCAGGCCGCGAGCGGCCGGCCCGTGCTCTGCCAGAGCTGTCACCCCGACCCGCTGCTGAACGCCGCAGGCCGCCCGGAACTGCTCAACCTGCCGACGGCCATACACGGGTTTCACGCCAATTACATGACCGGCATGGAGGGGGCTCAGGCCTGCCGCGCCTGCCATCCGGAAAGCTTCACCCGTTGCGCCCGCGGCGTGCATGCCACGCAGGCCGGGCTGACCTGCGTCAACTGTCACGGCACCATGGAGGACCACGCCCTGTCCCTGCTCAAGGCCGAAAAAGAGGCGGGCAAGGCCAAGGCCGAACGGCTCATGCGGCACGTCAGGCCCAGACTCGTGGCCACGGTGGATGAAATCGTGCCGCGCCAACCCTGGAAGGACGAGCCCGAGTGCCTGACCTGCCACGTGGACTTCGCCCCCCCGCAGGGCGACCAGGCCTTCAACCAGTGGGTGCGCGGCCCCGAGGGGCTCTACCGTACCCGCACCGACGACGCGGGGCTGATGTGCGAGGCCTGCCACGGGCCGACCCACGCCGAATACCCGGCCGTGAACCCGTTCCACCCCGACCTCGACGCCATCCAGCCCCTGCAGTACCAGGGCGCGCCCGGCCCCATCGGCTCGGGAGGCAACTGCGCCGTGTGCCACACCGAGGAAATGCTGGACGAGTTCCACCACCCCAACATCCTGGGCGGCAACTGA
- a CDS encoding ATP-binding protein, with protein MSHASPETDTSAEPVRKIPSPRMMSGQLTVLTILVAMVPLVCLGTLGYVFYDSAYRTNARAVLGKQAMSAAQSVNAFLEEKISNLRQEAGTAGFAQLSDPARLRDRLHMLQDAYQGVFLGLDVLDASGMIVADTGPTAAAADAPWFQQAISRPQFISSLGMRDSQLFITVRVASGQAPWLLRAHLDPAQIDDRIRIFQPAGPGGSFFLDRHGAPDPSASGTSTRETTAILAGQVFPEGRPVVIEARDDRNEMRMYGCAPVKASGGILVIHQAMDDVLRPLVNARMLGLAIVLLGAAGIVATALALARRTEQRLLKAELTQQHMQRQLVEAGKLAAIGELAAGVAHEINNPLAIMMENAGWIEDLLSSDDPYSVENVTEIRSSLQTITIQGHRCREITHKLLSFARKTDTTVRAVRVNPLLEDIAGFARQKAKYREAEIRLALDPDVQEVSGSPTELQQILLNLVNNAIDAIDRPGGLVELRSLREPDAVCITVNDNGQGIPADVLPRIFDPFFTTKAEGQGTGLGLAICRDILSKMNGTISVESTPGKGSAFSIRLPLRDEV; from the coding sequence ATGAGCCACGCCTCGCCCGAGACGGACACGTCAGCCGAACCCGTCAGGAAAATCCCTTCCCCCAGAATGATGAGCGGGCAGCTCACCGTCCTGACCATCCTGGTGGCCATGGTGCCCCTGGTGTGCCTGGGCACCCTCGGCTACGTCTTTTACGACTCGGCCTACAGGACCAATGCCCGCGCCGTCCTCGGCAAACAGGCCATGAGCGCGGCCCAGAGCGTGAACGCCTTTCTCGAAGAGAAAATCTCAAACCTCCGCCAGGAGGCGGGGACAGCCGGCTTTGCCCAACTGTCCGATCCGGCCCGCCTGCGCGACAGGCTGCACATGCTGCAGGACGCCTACCAAGGGGTCTTTCTCGGTCTCGATGTCCTCGACGCCTCGGGCATGATCGTCGCCGACACCGGCCCCACCGCGGCTGCAGCCGACGCGCCGTGGTTCCAGCAGGCCATCAGCCGGCCGCAATTCATCAGCAGCCTCGGCATGAGGGACTCCCAGCTCTTCATCACCGTGCGCGTCGCCTCGGGTCAGGCGCCCTGGCTCCTGCGGGCGCACCTGGACCCGGCGCAGATCGACGACAGAATCCGGATCTTTCAGCCCGCCGGGCCGGGCGGCTCGTTCTTCCTCGACCGGCACGGCGCGCCCGACCCGTCCGCGAGCGGAACGAGCACGCGGGAAACGACGGCGATCCTCGCCGGACAGGTCTTTCCCGAAGGGCGGCCCGTGGTCATCGAAGCGCGCGACGACAGAAACGAAATGCGCATGTACGGGTGCGCCCCGGTCAAGGCCTCGGGCGGCATCCTGGTCATCCATCAGGCCATGGACGATGTCCTGCGTCCCCTGGTCAATGCCCGCATGCTGGGGCTGGCCATCGTGCTCCTCGGGGCGGCCGGCATCGTCGCCACGGCTCTGGCCCTGGCCCGCCGCACCGAGCAGCGGCTGCTCAAGGCCGAGCTCACCCAGCAACACATGCAGCGGCAGCTGGTCGAGGCCGGCAAGCTCGCAGCCATCGGCGAACTGGCCGCAGGCGTGGCCCACGAGATCAACAACCCCCTGGCCATCATGATGGAAAACGCCGGCTGGATCGAGGACCTGCTGTCCTCGGACGATCCCTACAGCGTTGAAAACGTCACGGAAATCCGTTCCTCGCTGCAGACCATCACCATTCAGGGCCACCGCTGCAGGGAGATCACGCACAAGCTCCTGAGCTTCGCCCGCAAGACCGACACCACCGTGCGGGCGGTGCGGGTCAACCCGCTGCTCGAAGACATCGCGGGCTTCGCCCGGCAGAAGGCCAAATACCGGGAGGCCGAAATCCGGCTCGCCCTGGACCCCGACGTCCAGGAGGTCTCGGGTTCCCCCACCGAGCTGCAGCAGATCCTCCTCAACCTGGTCAACAACGCCATCGACGCCATCGACAGGCCCGGCGGTCTGGTCGAACTTCGCTCCCTCCGGGAACCCGACGCGGTCTGCATCACCGTCAACGACAACGGACAGGGCATCCCCGCCGACGTCCTGCCCCGCATCTTCGACCCCTTCTTCACCACCAAGGCCGAGGGTCAGGGCACGGGCCTGGGCCTGGCCATCTGCCGAGACATCCTGTCCAAGATGAACGGCACCATCAGCGTCGAATCGACGCCCGGCAAAGGCTCCGCCTTCAGCATCCGCCTGCCCCTGCGGGACGAGGTATGA
- a CDS encoding GspE/PulE family protein — MSEAGTTRQTSAHGELIDILIKEGLLTEKQAVHASRLRSKLTRSKPLLEIVKELGYVTDEQVTAAIRKNKLSMRIGSLLVELGLISEADLESAFQIQRASQTPQKLGEVLVKNNFIKEFKLLEALSLQLGYPFIDPRFTNLDLSLLHQVPSTYRAKGAYIPIGRVENRIVVAFANVLDQEELDEARTMFPEGISPAIATREAIVEAYQRFERGAQSRETSEEDSAAGIVERIILDAIDFNVSDIHMEPLPDRLRVRFRRDGVLEPYKEFPRDIIPNISSRLKIMCKADIAEKRRHQGGRILFEYPGGELDMRASFYVTIHGEAIVLRLLNRQGNLIDITGIGMYPKILKRFIESALSRPSGVVIVTGPTGSGKTTTVYSCIHHLNTPLLSIITAEEPVEYVIPGISQCSIDPKINLTFEETLRHIVRQDPDVILIGEIRDNYSAEVAVQAALTGHKVLTTFHTEDSIGGLIRLMNMDIEAFLISSTVVSVVAQRLLRRVCPECSKPYKPTPGELQMFGYTQAMVQGANFRKGAGCSHCRYTGYRGRVAVFELLILDEMVRNAILERRTSFDIRKIALESAGLVTLFEEGLVKASEGITSLEEVMRCLPLVLKPRSLEETRRLLGV, encoded by the coding sequence ATGTCCGAGGCCGGCACGACACGTCAGACGTCAGCTCACGGCGAGCTCATCGACATCCTCATCAAGGAAGGCCTGCTGACGGAAAAGCAGGCCGTGCATGCCTCCAGGCTGCGCAGCAAGCTCACCCGTTCCAAGCCGCTCCTCGAAATCGTCAAGGAGCTGGGCTACGTCACCGACGAGCAGGTCACGGCCGCCATCCGCAAGAACAAGCTGTCCATGCGCATCGGCAGCCTGCTGGTGGAGCTTGGGCTCATCAGCGAGGCCGACCTGGAGTCCGCGTTCCAGATCCAGCGCGCAAGCCAGACTCCGCAGAAGCTCGGCGAGGTGCTGGTCAAGAACAACTTCATCAAGGAATTCAAGCTCCTCGAAGCGCTGTCCTTACAGCTCGGCTACCCGTTCATCGACCCACGCTTCACCAACCTGGATCTTTCCCTGCTGCATCAGGTTCCCTCGACCTACCGCGCCAAGGGTGCGTACATCCCCATCGGGCGCGTCGAGAACAGAATCGTCGTGGCCTTCGCCAACGTTCTGGACCAGGAGGAACTGGACGAGGCCCGCACCATGTTTCCCGAGGGGATCAGCCCTGCCATCGCCACCCGGGAGGCCATCGTCGAGGCTTACCAGCGCTTCGAACGCGGGGCGCAGTCGCGGGAAACGAGCGAGGAGGACTCGGCCGCGGGCATCGTCGAGCGCATCATCCTCGACGCCATCGATTTCAATGTCAGCGACATCCACATGGAGCCCCTGCCGGACCGGCTGCGCGTGCGCTTCCGGCGCGACGGCGTGCTCGAACCGTACAAGGAGTTCCCGCGCGACATCATCCCCAACATTTCGAGCCGCCTGAAGATCATGTGCAAGGCGGATATCGCCGAGAAGCGCCGCCACCAGGGCGGCCGCATTCTCTTCGAGTATCCGGGAGGCGAGCTCGACATGCGAGCCTCTTTCTACGTGACCATCCACGGCGAGGCCATCGTCCTGCGCCTGCTGAACCGCCAGGGCAACCTCATCGACATCACCGGCATCGGGATGTACCCGAAGATTCTCAAGCGCTTCATCGAAAGCGCCCTCTCGCGGCCAAGCGGCGTCGTCATCGTCACCGGCCCAACGGGCTCGGGCAAGACGACCACGGTCTACAGCTGCATCCACCACCTGAACACGCCGCTTCTGTCCATCATCACGGCCGAGGAGCCCGTGGAGTACGTCATCCCGGGCATCTCCCAGTGCTCCATCGACCCCAAGATCAACCTGACCTTCGAGGAGACCCTGCGCCACATCGTGCGCCAGGACCCGGACGTCATCCTCATCGGCGAGATCCGCGACAACTATTCGGCTGAAGTGGCCGTGCAGGCCGCCCTGACCGGGCACAAGGTCCTGACCACCTTCCACACCGAGGACTCCATCGGCGGCCTCATCCGCCTCATGAACATGGACATCGAGGCCTTCCTCATCTCCTCGACCGTGGTCAGCGTCGTGGCACAGCGCCTGCTGCGCCGCGTCTGCCCGGAGTGCTCCAAGCCCTACAAACCCACGCCGGGCGAACTGCAGATGTTCGGGTACACCCAGGCCATGGTGCAGGGCGCGAACTTCCGCAAGGGCGCCGGCTGCTCCCACTGCCGCTACACGGGCTACCGCGGACGGGTCGCGGTCTTCGAGCTGCTCATCCTCGACGAGATGGTCCGCAACGCCATCCTGGAGCGGCGCACCAGCTTCGACATCCGCAAGATCGCCCTGGAGAGCGCGGGGCTCGTCACACTGTTCGAGGAAGGCCTGGTCAAGGCTTCCGAAGGCATCACCTCCCTGGAGGAGGTCATGCGCTGCCTGCCCCTGGTCCTCAAGCCCCGCTCCCTCGAAGAAACCCGCCGCCTGCTCGGAGTCTGA
- a CDS encoding HDOD domain-containing protein produces the protein MNQEKSFLDSLKEHVVSGKAQLPAFDRTGLAIQEEMAKPDPDMQAIEKHILRDPALTSQLLKMANSSFYRGMLEITTVRNAIVRLGLAEVSGLVTMLTQKKSFATQDPFIREYMDELWIHSVACALGAKWIAKECRLPSKMNEAFFAGLLHDIGKAFLLLAISDMKKSGELGENVPRTFIEEALDSLHAALGAQLLKAWNLPDVYCMVARHHHDEDMQDRDVVLLMVSLANKVLAKAGIGITRTPDIDLATSPEAIQLDLSEIKVAELELTMEDYVAFIQEGEA, from the coding sequence ATGAACCAGGAAAAATCCTTCCTCGACAGCCTGAAGGAGCACGTGGTCTCGGGCAAGGCGCAGCTACCGGCCTTCGACCGCACGGGCCTGGCCATCCAGGAGGAGATGGCCAAGCCGGACCCGGACATGCAGGCCATCGAAAAGCACATCCTGCGCGACCCGGCCCTGACCAGTCAGCTGCTCAAAATGGCCAACTCGTCCTTCTACCGCGGCATGCTGGAGATCACCACGGTCCGCAACGCCATCGTCCGCCTGGGCCTGGCCGAGGTGTCGGGCCTCGTGACCATGCTGACCCAGAAGAAATCCTTCGCCACCCAGGACCCGTTCATCCGCGAGTACATGGACGAACTCTGGATCCACTCCGTGGCCTGCGCCCTGGGCGCCAAGTGGATCGCCAAGGAATGCCGGCTGCCGAGCAAGATGAACGAGGCCTTTTTCGCCGGTCTGCTGCACGACATCGGCAAGGCGTTTCTCCTGCTGGCCATCTCCGACATGAAGAAAAGCGGGGAGCTTGGCGAAAACGTCCCCCGCACCTTCATCGAGGAGGCCCTGGACTCCCTGCACGCGGCCCTGGGGGCGCAGCTCCTCAAGGCCTGGAACCTCCCGGACGTCTACTGCATGGTTGCCAGGCACCATCACGACGAGGACATGCAGGACCGCGACGTCGTCCTGCTCATGGTCAGCCTGGCCAACAAGGTCCTGGCCAAGGCCGGCATCGGCATCACCCGCACCCCGGACATCGACTTGGCCACCAGTCCCGAGGCCATCCAGCTCGACCTGTCGGAGATCAAGGTCGCGGAACTGGAGCTGACCATGGAGGATTACGTGGCCTTCATCCAGGAAGGGGAAGCCTAG